The Gopherus evgoodei ecotype Sinaloan lineage chromosome 20, rGopEvg1_v1.p, whole genome shotgun sequence nucleotide sequence gatAGAAAGCAGACAGGCAAAAGTCAATCAAGTTAGGaccaggagaaggaggagaaccaGGAAAAGATCAGAAGAAACCTAAAAAGgcgaagcagcagcagaaggaactGCAGGGCAACAGCACAGCAGCaatgctgctgggacagagcaggATCCTTAGAAAGAACAGAGGGAAAGAACACTATGGTGCGTAAACATGCTAGCTATAGTATAGAAATAGGGTTAATAATGCGTGTGTATGCTTGGGATACTAAAGATGAGTGTCTGTGGGGTATATGTTTATTTTACTGTGTATAAAGTTTAGACTTTATTAAGATTTATCAGTGTCCTGCATATCACAATGTGAAGAACAATCACTTAAGTCATTCCAACTGTATAACATTACAGTATTGGGTACTTTAGCTTGTATACCTCTAAgggatttatgtttgttttaatttaggTTTAGATTAATTAGGAAACATTGATTacaataaataaagaaaacaatttgtTTTGGAAAAGTATTGCCTGGATGTCAGTCCTTTGAGTGGCAGGCTGGATCGGTGTCCTCCAAGAGGTGAACAGAACTAGTCTGTTCTGAGAAGTTTCCTGCAGGACACAGGGAAATCCTTGGTAAACCATGGcaatttcacagaatcatagagattagggttggaagagaggtcatctagtccaaccccctgctcaaagcaggaccaacaccaactaaatcatcccagacaagactttgtcaagctgggacttaaatacctctaaggatggagattccatcacctcccaaggtaacccattccagtgcttcaccaccctcctaataaatttttttttccaatatccAACtacacctcctccactgcaatttaagaccattacttcttgttctgtcatctgccaccactgagaacagctgagctccatcctctttggaaccacccttaaggtagttgaaggctgctatcaaatcccccctcactcttctcttctgcagactaaataaccccagttccctgagCCTTTCCCCgtatgtcatgtgctccagccccctgatcattttttgttgctctccgctggattATCTCCaattttgtccacatcctttctgtagtgggggccccaacagtggatgcagtattccagatgtggcctcaccaatgctgaataaaagggaataatcacttccctcaatctgctggcaatcctcctactaatgcagcccaatatgccgttagccttcttgacaacaagagcacactgttgactcatatccagcttctcatccgctgtaatccccaggtccttttctgcagaactgctgcttagccagttggtccccagcctgtagcagtgcatgggattcttctgtcctaagtgcaggattctgcatttGTCCGTGTtgaactcatcagatttcttttgggccAATCCTCCAATCTgtgtaggtcactctggaccttatccctaccctccagagtgtctacctctccccccagcttagtgtcatctgcaaacttgctgagggcggATGACACTCTTTACCTTGCAGGAAGAGATTAATAGGTTAACATTTGGggaccataagaacagccatactgggtcagaccaaaggtccatctagcccggtggccgacaatgccaggtgccccagagggaatgaacagaacaggtaatcatcaaatgatccatcccctgtcactcatgcccagcttctggcaaacagaggctagggacaccattcctgcccattctggctaatagccattgatggacctagcctccatgaatttatctagtttgttttttaactttgttatagtcttggccttcacaacatcctctggcaaagagttccacaggttgactgtgcattgtgtgagaaaatacttccttttctttgttttaatcctgctgcctattaatgtcacttggtgacccctagttcttgtgctatgagaaggagtaaataacacttccttgtttgtttcttccacaccagtcatgattttatagacctcaatcatattaccccttagtcatctcttttccaggctgaaaagtcccagtcttattaatctcaccagttacagaagctgttccatactccctaatcatttttgttgcccttttctgaaccttttccaattccagtatatattttttgagatggggtacccacatctgcacacagtattcaagatgtggcatatgatggatttatatagaggcaatatgatattttctgtcttattatctatcccttgtgtaatgattcccaacattctgtttgcttttttgactgctgctgcacattgagtggatgttttcagagaactatccacaatgactccaagatctttcttgagtggtagcagctaatttagaccccatcatttgatatgtatagttgggattatgtttcctaatgtgcattactttgcatttgtcaacattgaatgtcatttgccattttgttgcccaatcacccagttttgagagatctttttgtagctcttcacagtctgccgaGGACGTAACTATCTTAagtatttttgtatcatctgtaaattttaccacctcatcgtttacccctttttccagatcatttatgaatatgttgaataggactggtcccagtacagacccctaggggacaccactatttaccactctccattctgaaaactgaccatgtattcctaccctttgttccctatcttttaaccagtttccaATCCATGTAAGCAACAGAACGGCTACTCTGGGACCCTTCGATCTGTTCCTGGGGTAATGCTGGGAGCGCACCACTTAAAAATTGGACATTTATTTTGGAACCTAAGGTTAGGCATTGAcattggaaaatcttggcctaagagACTTGCTCAagttcacatggtaaataagagTCAGAATAAGGAACCGCACCCAGCTGTCTTGGCTTATGCATCACAACCTATCCTGCTGCCCCACATTCCCACCCACCCAAGCCACACAGTCAGTCTCTGTGGTCTCCTTGTCACTAGGAAAAAAGGCATGTTCTTAACTCCAGTCACCGCCCTTGGGCTACAAGCCTAGTGACAAAGCAGGCTGCAGTTCCACACTTTTTAGCAGATTGAGTTAAAGATTATGGAACTTGTGAAGTTTCCGCTCATGTCATGGTGGGGTGAACAgcaatttcctcacccaccttcctGGTTAGAAAGCACCAGGCAGGACACCATCCCTTCCAAACCCAACAATCTTTATTAGAAGGAGTCAAAATCATGTCGTAAAACCCCTGCAATGACAATAGATTTCATCCTCTTCCAGAGTAAGTTCCACCCACTCAGGCATTTGCTGATGTTGATTTCTGTGCTGCATTCTCTGTTTGCACAGGGCTCCACCTAGTCAGAGTCACCAGAGGTGCCTCTGGAAGCTGAGGAGGCCCAGCAGTGAGCAGAGAAATAAAAGGGGTTTTGCTGGCAGAGTGGATACAGCTGTGAAGCTCCTGGCTTTAATGCATTCATCGTATTTTAGAAAATCAACTTCCCTGATAGCACAGATATGATCAGTCTGGCAGCTCTCGTCACACTCTGTGAGGTCATACTTGACTGAGTTAAACTGATAGTACTGCTGTAAGTAGTGCTTGTCCTTTGATATCTTCTCCAGCACCATGTGCATAGAGCATGCTGACCCATTAGGCACCTGGAAGGCTTCAGTCAGCCGATACTCTCTCTCCCAGCTTGGGGCCACCAGGTTAGCATGGGTTAGGTTTAAATAATAAGTCACTACATCCTGCAGCAAGAAAGAGGAGACCAAGAGGAGTGTTAGGGCAAAGAGCGCAGAAACAACACTGAGAATGACCAATTCAGCCAGGGCTGTGATGGGGCTGGGCTTCAGCAGTTTCCCCATCACTGGTGCTGGTGTGAGGCACTTCCGACCACTTCAAACCCAGCTTGGAAGAGACACCCACCGCCTAGCAATGAGTAGGTGTCTGGCAGGCTCTGGTCAATTCCAGAAGGGCAGTTCTGGCTGGATGTTGGCTCTGCTTGGGGGCCCGGCCATCATGCTGGGGCTGTATCCTGTCAAGTAACAGGCCATGTACAAAGGGCTGTTAATGGGGCCCAGGTTAAAGGCATCCCAAACCTGAGTATCCTGCAGGGGTCAGCTTTAAAAGAGTTTAACTAGAACAGGATTTGTGCCCCACTTTGCATCTTTATGCTGGATGGAGAAGGGCCAGCAGGGCGCTTGGGGTGTTTGTTTTTACCACAGAAATCTCAAGCTTGTGGTGCTTTGCAGCGGGTGTGGGGTAGGGCGCAGGGTTACTGTAAGCAGGAGCCCTTCCTGGAGGAGATGGGGGCAGAATCTTTACTAAGGCTGCCTTTTGCCAAACTGTTCATTGCTCAGGAAAGTTACCAGGTGTTAACAAAATCAAAGCGAAAGCAGAGCTTTAAACAGTCTGGTGAAAACCCCTGCTGCTCTGTCTCCCAGCATTCACTCTCCGGGCTCCTGTGATCTCTCCTTTACTAGTTCTCCAGCCTTCCAGAGAGTCTTCCAGGACAAATAAATATTGCATTTCTAATGGACCAAACAGAGGAGTTTATAAAAATTATACTTTGGGGCCTTCTTTATTCACTGTAAAGAAGCAAAGAAGGGCACCAGCACATTTTCCCCTTTTCAGGTAGATCACTGAGTCAGGGCCCCCAGTTACAACACAGCTATTCCCTGATCCGGTTACACTACGATCCCATTCATAGTGTAGATCAGACCAAAACCATATTCTGTATGGGAGCTAGAGTCTTGCATGTGAGCTCTAGTCAGCTGTGATTTTATTCCCCAAATGGAAGTGTTGGAAGACCCACTATTTGGGATATTTAAACCCAGACTGGGTAAGGGCCTGCAGAATAAACTGGGAGGAGCAATCCTGCACTGCCCCGGGGGGCTCTGATCCCAGCAGCTGGCTAAGGCCCACATCACCCTCCCAAGCTCCCTGGAACTTACTGCCAttgtcctactgaaatcaaaccTTCACGTGCACTGTGACACTGGAATATTttgcccctgcctctctctctttggccTTAGATTAACTCTGGCTCTGATTTGTTAGAGCAACTTGGAGGTATTGAGTGAGCAGCCCCAAGGGCTGATGCAGTCGTGCCCCAAGGGGACAGACCATGCAGTGTGGGGGTGTCTCCCACCTTCACTTGAAGGGTGCCTCGGTCATAGTCAAAGACCCGGATCCCAGGGTTGTTGGCGCCGTTGTGCACTCCAGGTAACGTTGTTTTCCAGGGAGTCACTCCTGGGGCTAAGAATATGGTGTTGATTGGGGAACCTGAATGGAAAGGCAAAACAAAGCGTATATGAGTGAAAGCCTGGCATTTGTCAAACCCAGTCCAGCTACAACCCCTGTGCTTGTATTGGTAACTAGTCTGTGATGCTGCTGCCTGATCCACTTACCTCAGCCATGTGTCAGTGGTGTTTGTGAATCCACTCCTAATGCTACCCAATGACACCTACAGTGCATGAGCAACAGCCAACATCTGGGCTGACACCAGGATTGAACTGGGGCCCTCCCCATCTAAAAGCACAACTCTCTACAATCTGAGCTAAAGAATCGACTCTACAGCTAGGGACTGCAACAGATTCACATCCTCTGtgcccagggctggattaacgCAGGGGTCCCCACAAAAATAAATTCATAATTCTGTCGATTGAGATCAGCTGGtcaatcctggagcctctgccagtcaaCTGCGATCTCCGGACTGCTAAAAGTCCAGTGCAGCAGGCTCAGGAAGGCTGCCTGCCATAGCCCTACGTTGGTCCCGGAAGCAGCAGGCTGCTGGCACATGTTTGTGGCCCCtggcaaaggggtggggggaaggaggcttcttgtgctgcccccgccccggcaatgtccccagccaatgggagctgcaggggtagtgCTTGCGGGCACAGGCAACACACAGagacctgctgcctccccctccccaaggggCGCACAGGGACGTGCCACTATCCAGTcacttccgggagtggcatgAGGCcacagcaggcagcctgcctgagccctgctgcgtcGCTGGCTGGGAGCcgcctgtggtaagcgcctcccaGCCGGAAACTGCACCtcgcatcccctcctgcaccccaaccccttgtcccaggTCAGGCTCcactcctgcaccaaactccctcccagagcctgcatctttaaccctctcccgcacccagacactgcctcagcctggagccccctcctgcacccaacatgacatgcatccgatgaagtg carries:
- the SMPDL3B gene encoding acid sphingomyelinase-like phosphodiesterase 3b isoform X2; this encodes MIVLNTNLYYDSNNQTAGLEDPGGQFQWLEDVLTNASKAEEMVYIVGHIPPGFFEKKRSKPWFQKHFNKRYTEIVQQNHAVIAAQFFGHHHTDSFRMFYSNGGSPINTIFLAPGVTPWKTTLPGVHNGANNPGIRVFDYDRGTLQVKDVVTYYLNLTHANLVAPSWEREYRLTEAFQVPNGSACSMHMVLEKISKDKHYLQQYYQFNSVKYDLTECDESCQTDHICAIREVDFLKYDECIKARSFTAVSTLPAKPLLFLCSLLGLLSFQRHLW